The Leptolyngbya sp. CCY15150 genome contains a region encoding:
- the murD gene encoding UDP-N-acetylmuramoyl-L-alanine--D-glutamate ligase has protein sequence MPNADVIGLGKSGLAAARLLARQGWTVTLSDAKTSDALEQTRSLLAAEGITVRLNHRLDPSQSQSDRIVVSPGVPWDLPMLQQARDMGIETMGEMELAWRSLSDRPWVGITGTNGKTTTTALVAAIFQAAGFHAPACGNIGYAACELALAEKPPDWVIAEVSSYQIESSQTLAPHIGVWTTFTPDHLSRHHTLANYDAIKAKLLHQSHHQVLNGDDPYLRRTGGDRFPSACWTSVQGKAQVVAHPERGVYLDDGWVMAGGQPIVQASDLRMVGSHNLQNLLMAVAVAWLAEIDREAIAHAIQTFPGVPHRLEHIATWQGIDFINDSKATNYDAAEVGLAAVAAPVVLIAGGEAKAGEDGAWLQRIQDKAIAVLLIGDAAPSFADRLQQVGYGAYEVVGTMEAAIARAKILAPQSAANTVLLSPACASFDQYPNFEARGDHFRQLCQTHL, from the coding sequence ATGCCGAATGCAGATGTGATTGGCTTGGGAAAATCAGGACTAGCGGCGGCGCGCTTGCTGGCTCGCCAAGGCTGGACGGTGACGCTCAGCGATGCCAAAACTTCCGATGCGCTGGAACAAACGCGATCGCTCCTCGCGGCGGAGGGCATCACGGTGCGCCTCAATCACCGTTTGGATCCCAGTCAATCCCAGAGCGATCGCATTGTCGTGAGTCCCGGTGTGCCCTGGGATCTGCCAATGCTCCAGCAGGCCAGGGATATGGGGATTGAAACCATGGGGGAGATGGAGCTAGCTTGGCGATCGCTCTCCGACCGTCCTTGGGTGGGCATCACGGGCACCAATGGTAAAACCACCACCACGGCGCTGGTGGCGGCGATTTTTCAAGCGGCGGGGTTCCATGCTCCAGCCTGCGGCAACATTGGCTATGCGGCCTGTGAGCTGGCTCTAGCGGAGAAACCGCCGGACTGGGTGATTGCGGAGGTGAGCAGCTATCAGATCGAATCCTCCCAAACCCTCGCCCCCCACATCGGCGTATGGACAACCTTCACCCCCGATCACCTCAGCCGCCACCATACGTTGGCCAACTACGACGCCATTAAAGCCAAGCTGCTGCACCAGTCCCATCATCAGGTGCTCAACGGCGATGATCCTTACCTACGACGCACCGGGGGCGATCGCTTTCCGTCGGCCTGTTGGACGAGTGTGCAGGGCAAGGCGCAGGTGGTCGCCCATCCCGAACGGGGAGTGTATCTAGATGACGGCTGGGTGATGGCTGGGGGGCAGCCCATCGTCCAAGCTAGCGATCTGCGCATGGTGGGATCCCATAATCTTCAGAATTTGCTGATGGCGGTGGCGGTGGCCTGGTTGGCGGAGATTGACCGGGAAGCGATCGCCCATGCCATCCAAACCTTCCCCGGTGTGCCCCATCGCTTGGAGCATATTGCGACCTGGCAGGGCATTGACTTTATCAATGACAGCAAAGCCACCAACTACGACGCAGCGGAGGTGGGCTTAGCGGCGGTGGCGGCTCCGGTGGTGTTGATTGCCGGTGGGGAGGCTAAGGCGGGGGAGGATGGCGCTTGGCTCCAGCGCATTCAGGACAAGGCCATTGCGGTGTTGCTGATTGGCGATGCGGCTCCGTCCTTTGCCGATCGCCTGCAGCAGGTGGGCTATGGTGCCTATGAGGTGGTGGGAACGATGGAGGCAGCGATCGCCCGGGCCAAGATCCTCGCGCCCCAAAGCGCGGCAAACACCGTACTGCTCTCCCCCGCCTGCGCCAGTTTTGACCAATATCCTAACTTTGAAGCCCGAGGCGATCACTTCCGCCAGCTCTGCCAGACCCATTTGTAG